GGACTGGAGATACCACCGCACAACCAAAGGAGGTTAGACCTGTCAGGCACATTTCCAATTTGACGTGAAGCGGATCCACCTGTCTTCACCTTCGCCACGTATAGAACAGGTATATCTTATGAGTGGGCGGATATGATACTGTCGATGCTCTTTTCCTACAAGTATCGAGCATATCCAGACGCAACCGTTGAGACACGGCTGAATGCTGCACTCGATACCTGCAGGTGGTTATATAACAAACTTCTTGAAGAGTGCAACACTGCACGAGAGAATGGGATCACTCCGAAGATGCAGAAAACGCAGGCGCGGATCGTCACGTTGAAAGACAAGAATCCTGCACTGAAAGAGGTATATTCCAAAGTGCTCCAGATGGTGAACTATACCCTCTGGAGCAACATCGCCGCACTGTCACATACACAGAAGAAAGGATGGAAGATCGGCAAGCTCCATTTCAAGAGCGCCTTCCGGTACCGGACGCTCAATTACAACCAGCCAGGGTTCAAGATTGATAAAGAGCATAGCACCATCTCATTCTCGAAGATCGGAACACTTCCCTTCACCATGCACCGGCCATACACGGGAAGGTGAAAGGTGTCCTGATCACCCGTTCTGGTGATAGATGTTACGTGATTGTTCAGGCAGAGCGGGAGGTCTCCACGTCAAAACGTGAAGGGCAATCTGTCGGTATCGATGTCGGTCTGAACTCGTTTGCGGTCGATAGCGAGGGTGCGGTGATCGAAAACCCCCGATTCTATGAGCACTCGCTTGACCGGATCAAGAAGTTGCAACAGAGCATTGCCCGGAAGAAACGATTTTCACAGAACTGGAAGAAAGCAAAGAGCAGACTGGAGACGGTCTATGATCATATCACGAACCAGAAGAGAGATTTTATGCACAAACTCTCCCGCCTGTATGTTGATACCTATGCAACGATCTGCGTCGAAGACCTGAATATCAAAGGTCTGAAGGAGAAAGGCAACTCTAAAGGACTGCACAGGAGCATTCGCGATGCTTCATGGGGACGATTCTATTCTGATCTTGCGTACAAGGCTGAAAGTGCAGGTACGAAACTTGTAAAAGTCGATCCCCGGAATACGTCACAGATGTGCTCAAACGGCGGGAGCATTGTGAAAAAGACGCTCTCCGAGAGAGTCCACGAATGTCCGTACTGTGGGTTTGTTGCCGATCGAGATTACAATGCCGCGGCGAATATTCACCGCGTGGGGATGGAACAGCCCATTGAGCCTGTGGAAATGCGGAGCACTTCCCGGTCAGGGAAATCTCCGATTTCCCGTGCTGTGAAGACGACACCTCTACATCATATTTCTGTGATGCAAGTGTTGTCCATGAAGCAGGAAGCCACGCCCAAACAGGCGCGGGGAAGTTCACAGGGTATCGGCATTCCTGCCAGAAAAACCCGTTGAAATTGACTTTTTTCATCCTCGCGTAGAATGCTTCTGGAGAGATTACTCTCGAATTCCTGTTCTGAAGCACCGGTTCCGGGGCGCCTTGCCCCCCATACTCATGTACAAACAAAGTGAGATGGAGAGGGTCGAAGACA
This region of Methanofollis sp. genomic DNA includes:
- a CDS encoding helix-turn-helix domain-containing protein; its protein translation is MLFSYKYRAYPDATVETRLNAALDTCRWLYNKLLEECNTARENGITPKMQKTQARIVTLKDKNPALKEVYSKVLQMVNYTLWSNIAALSHTQKKGWKIGKLHFKSAFRYRTLNYNQPGFKIDKEHSTISFSKIGTLPFTMHRPYTGR
- a CDS encoding transposase, with the translated sequence MIVQAEREVSTSKREGQSVGIDVGLNSFAVDSEGAVIENPRFYEHSLDRIKKLQQSIARKKRFSQNWKKAKSRLETVYDHITNQKRDFMHKLSRLYVDTYATICVEDLNIKGLKEKGNSKGLHRSIRDASWGRFYSDLAYKAESAGTKLVKVDPRNTSQMCSNGGSIVKKTLSERVHECPYCGFVADRDYNAAANIHRVGMEQPIEPVEMRSTSRSGKSPISRAVKTTPLHHISVMQVLSMKQEATPKQARGSSQGIGIPARKTR